A stretch of the Terriglobia bacterium genome encodes the following:
- a CDS encoding tetratricopeptide repeat protein, whose translation MRGGSARLRASSRRLTVLSATVVALAAFAAYYNSFGGPFILDDVLSIVENRSITRLWPPWTALSPPVGSQTVSGRPLVNLSLAVNYAIGGLNVRSYHALNLLVHVLAALVLFGVLRRTFLLPALRDRFGRACTPLATAAALLWAVHPLQTESVTYIVQRAESIVGLFYLLTLYGVIRGAQSPRGTVWYAGAAMTCLLGAASKEVMATAPLAVFLYDGLFLAGSFREALRKRWGLYVAMAATWGLLGYLVVSTDHRGGTAGFGTQLSTWSYARSQFGIIVHYLRLCVWPSPLVLHYGSEPAKIAREIVPWATLIAILAGATVVALWRRLAIGYLGAWFALALAPTSSIVPTADLVFEHRMYLALAAPVVLAVTCAYTMWDRLLARIGTSGPAKRWAIPAVVLVAVTAALGGTTVMRNRDYRSKLAIYQDTVNKRPRNFRAWVGLGSALFEEGKTSEAIEDYERALRLNPGFADAHNNLGNALLRLRRTEEAIEHYRKALRLEPNSAKVLNNLGKALATMGKPQDALEYFERALRIDPWLAGAHVNLGNALLRLGRPKDGIGHYEEALRLRPDDAEISNDLGIALARSGRTQESIRYFERALRLEPAFAEAHNNLGSALVAVGRAPDAIGHFEEALRLRPDSPEIHCALGDLLAWAGRTGDAASHYEQAMRLKPDQVRAIDGLAWLLATHDRDRGGDPARAVGLALRERELTGDGDARSLDTLAAAYAAAGRFQEAVATAQRAVSLASTAGQDQMANIIETRLGFYRDHRAFREAARPAEGSPLPGLPRAP comes from the coding sequence GTGAGGGGCGGCTCGGCGCGACTCCGGGCGTCGTCCAGGCGGCTGACGGTTCTCTCGGCGACGGTCGTAGCGCTGGCGGCGTTCGCGGCCTACTACAACAGCTTCGGCGGGCCTTTCATCCTCGATGACGTGCTCTCGATCGTGGAGAATCGAAGCATCACGCGCCTCTGGCCGCCGTGGACGGCGCTCTCGCCGCCCGTCGGATCCCAGACCGTCAGCGGCCGGCCGCTGGTCAATCTCTCGCTGGCGGTCAACTACGCGATCGGCGGCCTCAATGTCCGGAGCTATCACGCGCTGAATCTCCTCGTCCACGTTCTCGCGGCCCTCGTTCTCTTCGGCGTCTTGCGCCGGACATTCCTGTTGCCCGCATTGAGAGACCGCTTCGGTCGTGCGTGCACGCCGTTGGCGACGGCCGCCGCCCTCCTCTGGGCGGTGCATCCGCTGCAGACCGAGTCGGTCACCTACATCGTCCAGCGGGCAGAGTCCATCGTGGGGCTCTTCTACCTTCTGACGTTGTACGGTGTCATCCGCGGAGCCCAATCCCCGCGCGGGACCGTCTGGTACGCCGGCGCCGCGATGACCTGCCTGCTGGGAGCGGCCAGCAAGGAGGTCATGGCGACGGCGCCGCTGGCCGTGTTTCTCTACGACGGGCTGTTCCTGGCCGGATCGTTCCGCGAGGCGCTACGCAAGAGGTGGGGCCTCTACGTCGCGATGGCTGCAACCTGGGGGCTGCTGGGCTACCTCGTCGTCTCCACGGATCACCGCGGCGGTACCGCCGGTTTCGGGACCCAATTGAGCACCTGGTCGTATGCCCGGTCGCAATTCGGAATCATCGTCCACTACCTTCGGCTGTGCGTCTGGCCGAGCCCGCTGGTGCTGCACTACGGATCCGAACCGGCGAAGATCGCCCGTGAGATCGTCCCCTGGGCGACGCTGATCGCGATCCTGGCGGGAGCGACGGTCGTGGCATTGTGGCGCCGTCTTGCGATCGGTTATCTGGGAGCCTGGTTCGCCCTGGCTCTGGCGCCCACCTCGAGCATCGTCCCCACCGCCGACCTCGTGTTCGAGCACCGGATGTACCTGGCGCTGGCGGCGCCGGTGGTGCTGGCGGTCACCTGCGCCTACACAATGTGGGACCGACTCCTCGCCAGGATCGGAACCTCCGGCCCGGCAAAACGGTGGGCGATTCCGGCGGTCGTGCTGGTGGCTGTGACCGCGGCGCTGGGAGGCACCACGGTCATGCGGAATCGGGATTACCGGTCCAAACTGGCGATCTACCAGGACACCGTGAACAAGCGGCCTCGCAACTTCCGCGCGTGGGTGGGTCTCGGCTCCGCCTTGTTCGAGGAGGGCAAGACCAGCGAGGCGATCGAGGACTACGAGCGGGCTCTGCGCCTCAATCCCGGCTTTGCCGACGCGCACAACAACCTCGGCAACGCGCTGCTCCGCCTGCGCCGCACCGAAGAGGCCATCGAGCACTACAGGAAGGCGCTGCGGCTGGAGCCCAATTCTGCCAAGGTCCTCAACAATCTCGGGAAAGCCCTTGCCACGATGGGGAAGCCCCAGGATGCGCTCGAGTACTTCGAGCGGGCGCTGCGGATCGACCCCTGGCTGGCCGGGGCCCACGTCAATCTCGGCAACGCTCTGCTCCGACTGGGCAGACCGAAGGACGGGATCGGACACTACGAGGAAGCGCTGCGGCTCAGACCGGACGATGCCGAGATCAGCAATGACCTCGGCATTGCGTTGGCCCGCTCAGGAAGAACGCAGGAGTCGATCCGGTACTTCGAGCGGGCGCTGCGCCTCGAGCCCGCGTTCGCCGAGGCGCACAACAATCTCGGGAGCGCCCTGGTCGCCGTCGGCAGAGCGCCGGATGCCATCGGCCACTTCGAGGAGGCGCTGCGACTGAGGCCGGATTCCCCAGAGATCCACTGTGCGTTGGGCGATCTTCTGGCCTGGGCAGGCAGGACGGGCGACGCCGCATCGCACTACGAGCAGGCCATGCGACTGAAACCCGACCAGGTCCGGGCCATCGACGGTCTGGCGTGGCTTCTGGCGACGCACGATCGCGACAGGGGCGGTGATCCGGCCAGAGCCGTCGGCCTGGCCCTCCGCGAGCGCGAGCTGACCGGCGACGGTGACGCGAGGTCGCTCGATACCCTGGCCGCCGCGTACGCCGCCGCCGGCCGGTTCCAGGAGGCCGTGGCGACGGCGCAGCGGGCGGTGAGTCTCGCATCGACGGCGGGGCAGGATCAGATGGCGAACATCATCGAGACCCGTCTCGGATTCTACCGGGACCACCGCGCGTTCCGTGAGGCGGCCCGTCCGGCGGAGGGCTCTCCTTTGCCCGGTCTTCCCAGAGCACCGTGA
- a CDS encoding tetratricopeptide repeat protein: MHRAARAGSRVRDAAIGLLVAAAIVGLVEASLRAFGVRTLLSDRDPYEGFSSRMRAYERDDGRDLYRTIPQAVRHSFNYQEFLARKPANGFRFFTIGGSSAYGFPWGADAAFTHVLGAALAGTYRDRKIEAVNAAAMSYGSVRLRILAREILDYAPDALVMFEAHNEFVERRMRRELERGPQLRWIQAVLFRSRLYSAMTRLYERIRPRARPGEKDAEPRSAGELLGVDVIRDTGSTVDDRDRQDALRALEENLRAIAEMARGKGVPLVLCTVPCNLSGWSPDRSVFPDGLRLDARRDVLKRLAEARRLLAAGDAVSAALSLEGARAVAPGYAEVHFVLGKAYEALGRWDDARASYVLARDRDAMPSRVLSTFNDAIRRVGRERGVILVDIERSFAKASPHGLVGFNLIEDYVHPTREGHRRIAFELFNALLDHGLPEKRPAVDFATFDKAWGPRVSPDAKSPALLFNLGVVMENKGLFDAAMENYRACIALDPRHPRAHYNLGRLLHRQGRLAEAEAEQRLAVDLDPGYVMSYVGLGEELRAQGRNEEAVPILERATRVDGASAYAWNGLGAALAALGRYPEAEAAFRKAIDLEPRRPDAKANLGFALLSEGRLADAEAAFRAGMESSPDHPASRNGLAAVLTERGDLDGAERLFRETLLAFPNDAYAGAGLREVARRRGKGRQ; encoded by the coding sequence ATGCACCGCGCCGCGAGAGCCGGCTCGAGGGTCCGGGACGCCGCGATCGGACTCTTGGTCGCCGCCGCGATCGTCGGACTCGTCGAGGCGTCGCTCAGGGCTTTCGGCGTCCGCACCCTGCTTTCGGACCGCGACCCCTACGAGGGGTTCTCGTCCCGGATGCGGGCGTACGAGAGAGACGACGGTCGGGACCTCTACCGGACCATCCCGCAGGCGGTCCGCCACTCGTTCAACTACCAGGAGTTCCTGGCGAGGAAGCCGGCGAATGGGTTCCGCTTCTTCACGATCGGGGGGTCGAGCGCCTACGGCTTCCCGTGGGGCGCGGACGCGGCGTTCACGCACGTCCTCGGAGCGGCGCTCGCGGGTACGTATCGCGACCGGAAGATCGAGGCGGTGAACGCCGCGGCCATGTCGTACGGCTCGGTCCGGCTCAGGATCCTCGCACGGGAGATCCTCGACTACGCGCCCGACGCGCTCGTCATGTTCGAGGCGCACAACGAGTTCGTCGAGCGTCGGATGCGCCGGGAGCTGGAGCGGGGCCCGCAGCTGCGATGGATCCAGGCGGTGCTCTTCCGGTCGCGGCTCTACTCCGCGATGACACGCCTTTACGAGAGGATCCGGCCGCGCGCGCGGCCGGGGGAGAAGGACGCGGAGCCCCGGAGCGCCGGAGAGCTGCTCGGCGTGGACGTGATCCGCGACACCGGCAGCACGGTGGACGATCGGGACCGGCAGGACGCCCTCCGGGCGCTCGAGGAGAACCTCCGCGCGATCGCGGAGATGGCCCGCGGCAAGGGCGTGCCGCTCGTCCTCTGCACGGTTCCCTGCAATCTGAGCGGGTGGTCGCCCGATCGGTCGGTCTTCCCCGACGGGCTCCGGCTCGACGCCCGACGGGACGTCCTGAAGCGGCTGGCGGAGGCGCGCCGGCTCCTGGCGGCGGGCGACGCCGTGAGCGCCGCCCTCAGCCTGGAGGGCGCACGCGCCGTCGCTCCCGGCTACGCCGAGGTCCACTTCGTCCTCGGCAAGGCCTACGAGGCCCTCGGGCGGTGGGACGACGCCCGCGCGTCCTACGTGCTCGCGCGGGACCGCGACGCGATGCCCTCGCGGGTCCTGAGCACGTTCAACGACGCGATCCGGCGGGTCGGGCGCGAGCGAGGAGTGATCCTCGTCGACATCGAGCGGAGCTTCGCTAAGGCCTCCCCTCACGGGCTGGTCGGGTTCAACCTCATCGAGGACTACGTCCATCCCACGCGCGAGGGCCACCGGCGGATCGCGTTCGAGCTGTTCAATGCCCTTCTCGACCATGGCCTCCCGGAGAAGAGGCCCGCGGTCGATTTCGCGACGTTCGACAAGGCCTGGGGCCCGAGGGTCTCCCCCGACGCGAAGAGCCCCGCTCTTCTCTTCAATCTGGGTGTCGTGATGGAGAACAAGGGGCTCTTCGACGCGGCGATGGAGAACTACCGCGCCTGCATCGCCCTCGACCCGCGCCACCCGAGGGCCCACTACAACCTGGGGCGGCTGCTCCACCGGCAGGGACGCCTCGCCGAGGCCGAGGCGGAGCAGCGGCTGGCCGTCGATCTGGATCCCGGCTACGTGATGTCCTACGTCGGTCTGGGGGAGGAACTGCGCGCCCAGGGCCGCAACGAGGAGGCCGTCCCGATCCTGGAGCGCGCGACACGGGTCGACGGCGCCTCCGCCTACGCCTGGAACGGGCTCGGGGCCGCGCTCGCGGCGCTGGGCCGGTATCCGGAAGCGGAAGCCGCGTTCCGGAAGGCGATCGACCTCGAGCCCCGGAGGCCCGACGCCAAAGCGAACCTCGGTTTCGCGCTCCTGTCGGAGGGCCGGCTCGCCGACGCCGAGGCCGCCTTCCGCGCGGGGATGGAGTCCAGTCCCGATCATCCCGCGTCCAGGAACGGTCTGGCCGCCGTGCTCACGGAGCGCGGCGACCTCGACGGGGCGGAGCGCCTGTTCCGGGAGACGCTCCTCGCCTTCCCGAACGACGCGTACGCGGGGGCAGGGCTCCGGGAGGTCGCCAGGCGTCGGGGCAAAGGACGACAGTGA
- a CDS encoding glycosyltransferase family 2 protein: MVKTRLSVIVPVYNEVRTVEALIRRLRQVPLEIELIVVDDGSTDGTREKLNAMPGIDRLILHAGNRGKGAAVRTGISAATGDVVAIQDADLEYDPFDFVPMLERIEKHRASVVYGSRILGKNPMSYLAYYIGGRGLTWIANRLYGLALTDEPTCYKMFRREILRELDLRCEGFEFCSEVTAKVARRGHRIVEVPIRYEPRTLRQGKKIRARDGLIAIWTLLRWRFWRGPSPLHPDRR; the protein is encoded by the coding sequence ATGGTGAAGACCCGTCTGTCCGTCATCGTACCCGTCTACAACGAAGTCCGCACCGTCGAGGCGCTCATCCGCCGGCTGCGGCAGGTCCCCCTCGAGATCGAGCTGATCGTCGTGGACGACGGCTCGACCGACGGCACGCGGGAGAAGCTGAACGCGATGCCCGGGATCGACCGCCTGATCCTGCACGCGGGAAACCGCGGCAAGGGGGCCGCGGTCCGCACCGGGATCTCCGCGGCGACCGGGGACGTCGTGGCGATCCAGGACGCCGACCTGGAGTACGATCCGTTCGACTTCGTTCCCATGCTCGAGCGCATCGAGAAGCACCGGGCCTCGGTCGTGTACGGCTCCCGGATCCTGGGTAAGAACCCCATGAGCTACCTGGCCTACTACATCGGCGGTCGCGGTCTCACCTGGATCGCCAACCGACTGTACGGCCTCGCGCTCACCGACGAGCCCACCTGCTACAAGATGTTCCGCCGGGAGATCCTCCGGGAACTCGACCTCCGCTGCGAGGGATTCGAGTTTTGCTCCGAGGTCACGGCCAAGGTCGCGCGTCGCGGGCACCGCATCGTCGAGGTCCCCATCCGTTACGAGCCCAGGACCCTCCGCCAGGGGAAGAAGATCCGCGCGCGCGACGGGCTCATCGCCATCTGGACCCTCCTCCGCTGGCGATTCTGGCGAGGCCCCTCGCCTCTTCATCCTGACCGGCGGTGA